The sequence GCTGGCGATCCAGCCCAGGTGCAGCTCCAGGACCTGCCCGACGTTCATCCGGCTCGGCACGCCGAGCGGGTTGAGGATCACGTCGACCGGGGTCCCGTCCTCGAGGAACGGCATGTCCTCGACGGGCAGGATCTTGGAGATGACGCCCTTGTTGCCGTGACGGCCGGCGAGCTTGTCACCGTCGGTGATCTTGCGCTTGTTCGCCACGTAGACGCGGACCAGCTGGTTCACGCCCGGGGGCAGCTCGTCGCCCTCGTCGCGGTCGAAGACCTTGACGCCGATGACCGTGCCGGTCTCGCCGTGGGGGACCTTCAGCGACGTGTCGCGGACCTCGCGGGCCTTCTCGCCGAAGATGGCGCGCAGCAGGCGCTCCTCCGGGGTCAGCTCGGTCTCGCCCTTGGGCGTGACCTTGCCGACGAGCAGGTCGCCGTCGCGGACCTCGGCGCCGATGCGGATGATCCCGCGCTCGTCGAGGTCGGCCAGCACCTCCTCGGCCACGTTCGGGATGTCCCGCGTGATCTCCTCGGGGCCCAGCTTGGTGTCGCGGGCGTCGACCTCGTGCTCCTCGATGTGGATCGAGGACAGGACGTCGTCCTGCACGAGGCGCTGCGACAGGATGATCGCGTCCTCGTAGTTGTGGCCCTCCCACGGCATGAACGCGACCATGAGGTTGCGGCCCAGGGCCATCTCGCCACCGTCGGTGGACGGGCCGTCGGCGAGGACGGTCCCGACCTCGACGCGCGCGCCCTCGTCGATGACGACTTGCTGGTTGTACGCGGTGCCGTGGTTGGAGCGGCGGAACTTGGCGACCTTGTAGGCCGACGTCGTGCCGTCGTCGTTGGACACGGTGATGAGGTCCGCGGAGACCTCGGTCGCCACGCCCGCCTTGGTGGCCACGACCACGTCACCGGCGTCGACGGCGGCACGGAACTCCATGCCGGTGCCGATCAGCGGCGCCTCGGTCTTGACCAGCGGGACGGCCTGACGCTGCATGTTGGCGCCCATGAGCGCGCGGTTGGCGTCGTCGTGCTCGAGGAACGGGATCATCGCGGTGGCCACGGAGACCATCTGCCGGGCGGCGACGTCCATGTAGTCGACCTCGGAGTTCGGGACGAACTCCGTCTCACCGCCCTTGGCGCGCACCAGGACGCGGGCCTCGGCGAAGGAGCCGTCCGCGTTCAGCGGGGCGTTCGCCTGCGCGATGACGAAGGCGTCCTCCTCGTCGGCCGTCAGGTAGTCGACGTCGTCGGACACGCGGCCGTCGACGATCTTCCGGTACGGGGTCTCGATGAAGCCGAAGGGGTTGATCCGGCCGTAGGAGGACAGCGAGCCGATCAGACCGATGTTCGGGCCCTCGGGCGTCTCGATCGGGCACATGCGGCCGTAGTGCGACGGGTGGACGTCGCGGACCTCCATGCCGGCCCGCTCGCGGGACAGACCCCCCGGACCCAGCGCCGACAGGCGGCGCTTGTGGGTCAGACCCGCGAGCGGGTTGGTCTGGTCCATGAACTGCGACAGCTGGCTCGTCCCGAAGAACTCCTTGATGGAGGCCACGACGGGGCGGATGTTGATCAGCGTCTGCGGCGTGATCGCCTCGACGTCCTGGGTCGTCATGCGCTCGCGCACGACGCGCTCCATCCGGGACAGGCCCGTGCGGACCTGGTTCTGGATGAGCTCGCCGACGCTGCGCAGACGGCGGTTGCCGAAGTGGTCGATGTCGTCGACCTCGATGCGGACGTCGATCGGCTGGCCGTTCTTGACGCCCGGCATCGAGACCTCGCCGGCGTGCAGCTTCACGAGGAACTTGATGGTGGACACGATGTCGTCCACGGAGAGCACGCTGGCGTCCAGCGGCTCCTCCATGCCGAGCTTCTTGTTCACCTTGTAGCGGCCGACCTTGGCGAGGTCGTAGCGCTTGGAGTTGAAGTACAGGTTGTCGAGCAGGTTGCGCGCGGCCTCCTGCGTCGGCGGCTCGCCCGGGCGCAGCTTGCGGTAGATGTCCAGCAGGGCGTCCTCGACGCCGGCGGTGTGGTCCTTCTCCAGCGTGGAGATCAT comes from Kineococcus rhizosphaerae and encodes:
- the rpoB gene encoding DNA-directed RNA polymerase subunit beta, giving the protein MAASRPASAPTSTGTTVVGNQSPITVSGRYSFGKIHEPLEVPDLLALQTDSFDWLLGNKRWQDRVEASTNGGLAVPTTSGLEEIFEEISPIEDFSGSMSLSFRDHRFEPPKYSLDDCKERDLTYAAPLFVTAEFINGNTGEIKSQTVFMGDFPLMTDRGTFVINGTERVVVSQLVRSPGIYFERVPDKTSDRDTWTAKIIPSRGAWLEFEIDKRDTVGVRIDRKRKQSVTVLLKALGWSESQIREEFADYESMISTLEKDHTAGVEDALLDIYRKLRPGEPPTQEAARNLLDNLYFNSKRYDLAKVGRYKVNKKLGMEEPLDASVLSVDDIVSTIKFLVKLHAGEVSMPGVKNGQPIDVRIEVDDIDHFGNRRLRSVGELIQNQVRTGLSRMERVVRERMTTQDVEAITPQTLINIRPVVASIKEFFGTSQLSQFMDQTNPLAGLTHKRRLSALGPGGLSRERAGMEVRDVHPSHYGRMCPIETPEGPNIGLIGSLSSYGRINPFGFIETPYRKIVDGRVSDDVDYLTADEEDAFVIAQANAPLNADGSFAEARVLVRAKGGETEFVPNSEVDYMDVAARQMVSVATAMIPFLEHDDANRALMGANMQRQAVPLVKTEAPLIGTGMEFRAAVDAGDVVVATKAGVATEVSADLITVSNDDGTTSAYKVAKFRRSNHGTAYNQQVVIDEGARVEVGTVLADGPSTDGGEMALGRNLMVAFMPWEGHNYEDAIILSQRLVQDDVLSSIHIEEHEVDARDTKLGPEEITRDIPNVAEEVLADLDERGIIRIGAEVRDGDLLVGKVTPKGETELTPEERLLRAIFGEKAREVRDTSLKVPHGETGTVIGVKVFDRDEGDELPPGVNQLVRVYVANKRKITDGDKLAGRHGNKGVISKILPVEDMPFLEDGTPVDVILNPLGVPSRMNVGQVLELHLGWIASRGWSIEGDPDWAKLIPEEIRSAPAGSRIATPVFDGAREEEITGLLSSTLKTRDGDRLVQGDGKARLFDGRSGEPFPDPVAVGYMYILKLHHLVDDKIHARSTGPYSMITQQPLGGKAQFGGQRFGEMEVWALEAYGAAYALQELLTIKSDDVLGRVKVYEAIVKGENIPEPGIPESFKVLIKEMQSLCLNVEVLSSDGMAIEMRDSDEDVFRAAEELGIDLARREPSSVEEV